The window GAGGTGCGATTGCAGCTTGGGCGCAGGAACGTACTTCGGGCAGCACAGCGGGACATCCGGCGAAGAAAGTCCTCCTTCCACCTAGAGAGAATCCTCAGAAAGCAGAGGCTGCTGGAGGCACAGAAGGGACTGGAGCAGCCCAAGGCATTGTGCTGGCTCAAGGATGACCACACCCAGAAGCCCCCATACTGGGTACCCAGCACTGACACCATGGTCCCAGGGCCTCAACATAGAAGCAGGCGGACAGGTTACAGTTCTTTGAGCCTCCAAAGGCTCTGCAGCCGGTACTTGCCCCAGCTACACAGGTACAGCCAGCAGTGGTCATCTGGGATCATTGGCTGAGGTTTACAGCCTTGTTGCTCAGGTGGCCTTCTTTACTtcccagggcctcagtttctcagtctgtgaaatggaaagatttgcttactcctcccttccccaccatttttccctctttctctgtagGTGAGATCTTCTAAGACTCAGGCTtttaccttctcccattctgagtGGCAACTCTTGCTGCCTCGGTGGTCTCTTCCAAATGAGAATCtcagcctcatttttttttttttttaagattttatttatttatttgacagagagacagccagcgagagaaggaacacaagcagggggagtgggagaggaagaagcaggctcccagcagagcagggagccctatgcggggctcaatcccaggactctgggatcatgacctgagccgaaggcagatgcttaacgaccgagacacccaggcgcccctcagcctcATTTTTCACCTGCTGTTTAGACCCTGGCTATCCACGTACATCTCCCTGTGTTTGTCCTGTCACCAGCTCCATCTCATCTCTCCTCACACCAGACTCCATTCCCAcatgcttcttccctctccctcctgcctgtccTGCCACCTCAAGTGAGTTTCCTGACCTTACCTTCCAATTGATAAGCGAGTGGAACACTATCTTTCTGACTCCCAGGTCCCATTTgggatctttcttgttttttttttctccttcactccTTGCATTCAGTCAAGGTGAGGATGGAGCGGGGGACTGTGTCTGCTTCTTTATATCCTCCAGGCCTAGCCCAGGGCCTTGCCCATAGTATGTGTACAGTTCATGTCTGTCGGTTCTGTTGGCTCACCTCTCTGGTCTTCAGAGGACTAGgcaggacttttttttaagactttttattaaaattagtaTGCCTATCTCCCACATTCAGCAGTTACCAAGATTTATCATGCTTGCATTAATctcctttctgtcctttttctgatgaagtatttttgttttttatttttatttttaagattttatttatttgacaagtaggcagagcaacaggcagagggagagggagaagcaggctctccactgagcagggagcccaacatgaagcttgatcccaggatgctgggatcctgacctgagctgaaggcagacacttaaccgactgagccacccaggtgcccctgatgaagtattttaaaacaaatcctaGACATCGTGTCATTTCTAAAATACAAGGACTTCTCTTACAATCACATTGTCATTCACCTAACAAAATTAAGATCAGTTATTCAATATAATCTAAAACCTAGGCCCATATCAAATTTCTGTAATTGCCTCAAAAATATCTATTTACAGTTAGTTGTTCAAATTAAGATCCAAGTAGGATTCACATACTGCATGTGGCAAGTCTTTTAAGTTCCTTTTAATaatactttgtttcatttttatttcttcgtATCATTGATTTATTAAAGGTGGATCGGTTCTACAGAAGATGCCACTTTATAGATTTGCTTGTTTGATTCCTGCAGTGTCATTTAGATTGTTCCTCTGTTCCTCATACTGCCTATTAATGGAAGTTTTCCCTAAAGCATAATTAGATTCAGATTCAGTTCAGTCTTTTCataagataaagaaattgagcAACAGAGTGTACCTGGGCTCTCTGAAGCCAAAACTGTAGTCCATAGTTGCTTTTTGTACCTATAGAGCTTTTTTCCGACCTCAAAGGCTAGAAGGGGTAGTGACATTGGTCTAGTTATTAACCTCCCTTAGAGCAAACTAAGTGGGACTTTATATTCCCTCTGTGAGCAGGAAATAGGGaccttttacttttctaaaatggttttccttttctccacagtgTTTTCCTGAATCGGGATCCCTCCACCATGTTACCTCCTATGCCTGACCCTACTGATCAAATATCAGAGAAAATTCCATCAGAAGAGTATTTGCCCCAGGCTGCTTCTTACCCTCCAAGGACAGGACACTTTAGTAAAAATGCCCTCTATTCCTCAGGCAAGCGGCATCTCTGCACTCCTAAGGTGGCCTTGGCAAGGAATGGAGCCTTAGCCTCAGGCAGCTGCCTCACTGTGAGTTCTGAGTCTGCCAGCATCCAGGAAATGCAAAGAGTGGGTAAGCAGCCCTGTCAAATGTTGTCCCAGAGCTTAGCCTCTCTGGATCATTCAGCAAACAAGCTAAAGCCGAGGGATGAGCCAGGTGCACTCACCCCTTCCACCTATACCAAGAGGGGTAGGGGACTAGCAGACCCTGACCACACACGAGCAGGGTGGCAAAAAGAAGGGAACCTTGGGACCCACAAGACTGCTAAGGGAACCTGTTGCACTTCCTCACATCCCCGTGGACCCAAACAGGCATCTGGATGTGGAAAGGCAGCCAAGACTTTCTGGGTGGAATCCAAACCACCTCCTCCAAGCCGGGCATCAAAAAGGCAGCAGAGGGTTCTAGTCAAAGACATTGCCAAGAAGTCCTCTTGTTTGCCTCATGGCAGCCCTTTGAGGGGGCAACACAGTGTGGGAGACCAAGATTCCACATCCTCACTCACAGATTTCAGCCCAAGAGTGGACCATGTAAGAGATAAAGATGGTGACTTATCTGATGCAGATAGCAGTTACTCAGTGGATTCTCTCTCCTGTGTCTATGCCAAAGCCCTAATGGAGCCAAAGGACCCCGAGGGAAAGGAACAGGATCTCCCAGAGCCAGAGAACTCTGAAAGTGATGACGGCCAAATATCTGAGGACTCACTGGCTGAGAAGGGGTATGAAAGCCCGCCAGACAGCCCAAGGCGTAGTTATCTTCCCAATGGCCATGGCCACTGTAGGGCCAGAGTTAGAGCCTCTGTGAGGGGCTTCACCACATCCTCAAACAGTGGACGGTTCACCCAAACCCAGAGGAGCTTTTCCTTGGATAGCCTGATTGATGCCAAGGAGGAACTACGGGAAGATCAGCAAGAAGAGGCTTTCTTCAGTTCAGCTGATGAGATGCCCACAGAGACTTTCTGGCACCTGCAGACCTCCAATCTGCCCACAGTGGACCAGGAGGCAACGTACAGGCTTGGTCCCATCAACCACGGGACAGGAGCCAGGCTGGATGCCATCCTGCCAATGAGCAGTTCATTTTACCttggccccccgccccagcccccctGTGAGCAGCCTGAGTCAGAGGTAGAAGCAAGCTCCTCTGAACAGGCAAACACACTCCAAGGCCTGCAACTTTCAAGAGGCAGCCCTCTGTTGTCCATGGATTCCTGGTTTTCCTGTGACTCTAAGATCAATTCCAGCAGCCCCTCAGGAATAGTGGGTTCTTTATGTGCAAGTCCAGATATCCAGGAATCTCAGCCCCATGGTTGGGAGAGGCCTGGACACTGGCAAAATATGGAAGAACTAAAGCCATCAGGGGCAGAAACACTCCTGCCCTATAATTCCAAACTTCCCCGAGGTTGTGCCGAGCTGCCCTGCTGTGTAAGCGGTGTGTACACAATCCCTGCTTCTGATACACCCAGGCTGTCGCTCTCGGGGTCTTGCAGGCTGCTTCAGCCACGAGCTGCTGGCATCTTTCAGGCCAGAGGTCTCCCTGACACAGCCCAGGAGGCCAGCTCTGAAGCATCCAACAACTCCAGTGTGTCAGGTGTTTTGGCTGCCTCTGCTGCCTCATTCACTCATGTAGGCAGTGCCCATGAGAGAGACTGGGCCGCCCTTCAGCAAAAGTACCTCCTTGAACTGTCCCATCCTGTGTTGCAGGCTGTAAGAGAATCCAGGCCAGCTTTCTCCTCCCTCGAAGAAGACTCTGCCTCCTTGACCCAAGCTTCTGGCAAAGAAACAGATACTCTATTGCCAGTTGGTTCTGGGGTATCTAGCAGTCGGGATTTCAGCAACTTTCCTATCCATTTATCCAAAATTAGGCATTTGAGAGCAGAAAAAGAACAGGACAGTTTGAGTGCTGAGTTAGAAGGTACTTCAGATTTCTTTACAGCTAGAGAGAAAGAGGTGAGTCATAGTGGAACTTACTCAGCAGATGTAGAATCATTGACTTCTGGAACTACAAATGCACCAGTCTTTGTAGCAGAGAACAAGATAGCAAATTCCAGGACTGAAGCATGTGAAGTCAAGCAGAACAGCTTGGAAGAGTCTTCTCAGAGTAGTGGGAAACCTCGACTGATGACTTCCTCTGATGAATGTTTTTTCCAGAAGAGCCGTTGTCACGGTCATGTCACCATAGCCACCAAAGAAAACCACTGGCCCCGTGGCGGGGCTCATCTCAGGAAGAATAGTGCAGGCCAGGAGGGGCAGTTCAGTCCCAGTCGCTACCCACCCCTGCAGGAAGAGAAAGTAGATTATCAGGAGAGCTCCAGCGAAGTGGTTGGAAAGCACCCAAGCGTTTCGTTTGCATTTCCGTCAGGTCCAAAGCGGTATTCCCACTCTGCTGCCTGGAATCCATTCCCGGCTTCCTTGCAGCCACCTCCCTTGGAGACATTCTATGTGACCAAAAGCCGGGATGCCCTGACAGAAACTGCCTTAGAGATCCCGGCTTGCAGAGAATCAAGagtgccttccccaccccccagagaaGCCTGGGGCTTTGGTCATGACCATCAGGttctccaaaatatttatttgaagaataagTTGCCAGTGCTATTACAAAACCAGAATTCCAAGATTGCCTcatctcagcagggagtcacAGCAGGGAGGCCATTTGATCTGAACACCAAGGAAGttagcagagaaagagggaagtaCCCTGGAAATATTGAAGAAGAAAGCCacaattcagtttatttttttgttgctcAGAACAGACATTTTCTTTCATCTACTAGCACAAAAGTATGTGAATTTGAAAATCAAGttggaattttaaataaacacagtCTTTCGGCGCTTCAGGAGGGAGAAAAGGCCACGGTACAGTCCTATTGCAATGTTTGCTCAAGCCATTCTAGGTCTAGGAGGCCTCTCCTTATTTGTGAGTCTGAGGCagatgaggaagaagagcaggatcACAGTGTGGTCCTAAGGCAGACTCAGGCCTttgatatgaacagacagtttcCTTCTGGCGCCAAGTCTGATTTCATCTATGAAACCATCAATTTAGCCCTTGACAAGGACATACTGGGGGAAACTGCTATTTCTTTGCAGTCCAGATCAGTACATCGTAGAGTAAGTGGCCCAAAGATGATGGCCCCGGATGAGAGTCCAGCCCACAAGGGTGAGAGGAAGAATGAATCTGGGTTTCTTGGGAATGCTCTCTATTCCAAAGGCAGCTCAAAAGAGTTTAATCTTCCGCAGACAGAGACTACATATGAAAGATTCCAGTCAGTTACATGCTCTCAGGAAAAAAACCTGAGTGAATGCAAAGGCTCTGGAAGGTCACAAGAAATGTTAAGCCCCAAAGAAGAACCTTCTGGAAAGAAGCAGAATAGAAGAGTCAACGGTGCTGATGAAATGGCCAGGCTAATTAGGAGTGTAATGCAGCTGGAAAGTGGCATCTTGGAAATTGAATCCAAGCAGAATATGCAGCCAAATGCTTCCCACACATTGGGAGTCAGTAAGGAGTTTGTGTTCCAGGACCGAAGGGACCAGGAGATGGCTGACTATGTCCTGAAGCCAGGCAGCTTTGGAAACCACCTGTCTTTGAAGGATCAGCCATCTTCTCAAAAACAGACAGATGATGTTACCTTTAGGGATAGCGAAGCTGGAGAAATAGAGGTTAACAGTAGCATTGGGAAAGGTCCCCAGGTCCAGAAAATCACCTTGTACCCCTTCAAGTCAAAGGAATGTGTACAAGACATTAAATTTGCAAAAGAGCACACTTGCCCAGCTGCTATATTAGACAGACCCTCCTGGCACATGTGTGATGATGTAGGGACATGTGCAGCTCGTAGAGAGTTTGCAGACATGTGTGCTGATCCAAGAACCAAGGGATTGGCTGGTGCTCTGCCATTGCAGCCGAGCCCCAAGATGTCTTCTGAGAAGGAGGGCGAAGTGGGGAATGCATCTGCAAACCCCAGAGGGCAGCCCTGTGGCTTGGGAAGTCTTGAGGAACTGAAAACTGTGAAAAGTTTTTGGGAAAGCCAGGTTGCCAATTGTGTAAGTAGTTCTAAGCAAGAGGAGCCCAAAGTTCAAGGCAGAGTTGAGGAAATGGCTGTGCAAAGAGGAGGGAGCCTACAGGAACAAAACACAGTAGTCTCATCAACTCAGAAACTTTTCAGCCCAAGCCAGCATTGTATGGGCACATCTTATAGCCAGGAGACTGGTCCACTGCTGAGCCAGACAGACTCCTCTGTGGTTCCTCACGGAGACCTGAGTAGTACCTTGTCTTTGAAGTCTCCAAGGCTGCCAAGAGACTATCTTCATGCACATGATACTGTAGGCATCTCTTCAGTTGACTATGCGCTGGCTCCCACAATGTTGAAAATGCCTAATAGTCCCTTGGTAACTGGAGCAGGGAGTCAGAATCAGAGTGGAGAGCCCCAAGGCCACAGTCCTCAGGGAAATGTTAGAGGGGGCTCCTCCTTGGCACACTCTGCTTGGTGTGGGTCTGTGATATCCACGGCCATGGGATCTCATGGTCAGTCCCATGTATCAGAGAGCATTCCCCTGGAGGCAGAGGGCCACAGATCAGCAGATATCCAAGACCAAGGAGGGGACCTCAGAAGCATCTCAATGGGCTTGAGTCCCAGAGAGGGTTTTGCTTCAGAAGCCGAAGCAGATATAcaaagaggaacagaaagaacCAGGTCACTGAACAGGGTCTCTAGCCCACTTGAAAAGAAGGCCCGCTGCCTCCTAGAAGAGGGTAACAGTCAAGGCCAGCAGGTgaagcagaaggcagagaaagaggctgAGGACCTCAGTTCTCCTAGTGGTACTTTCTCAGCACCTGTGTCCCTGCCAGGGGTGTCTCACCCAGAGCACCGTGCTCATACATCCACAGGCCTGGCTGTGTTGGAGATCAGACAAGCAAAGGCCCAAGGAAAGCAGCTTCATGACTTGGGGGCTGGAGGCAAAATTCTTCCTTACTATGAGACTTTATTAGGACCTGAATGTTCTTCAGGGGCCCCCAGTAGGTCTCAGTGTCCACAAAGGGACCAGTTAGTGTCAGACAGGGCCAGTAATGAGGCTGAAGAACAAGGATTTCATGTGGCATCTCTCTCTGCTGAACCAGGACATCTGTTGACTAATGAGAGGAAAGTTCCTCAGGCCACACCCCTCCCTGCAGATAGCTTTCAACATCCCCCCAAAACGGAGACTAAAACAGGGCCACAGCTTCCCTCACAGAAttcctcccctgcagccccaACTCCAGGCAAAAGCCATTGTGCTGGAGAACTGAGACATTTTCTGGGAGCCGATGAACAGTTTGTATGTCACACTTGTTCTGAAatcatagagaaaaagaaaaaagcaactaCAACACCTTCCTCTTCTGATCTTATGGGCTCGGGCAGTTTTCCTTCAACAGCTGTAGAGGACAGGAGGGAAATATCAGAGAAAGTAGTGGCTCCTTTATCTTCTTGGGCCCCTAATGATGATCCTGGCATGATTCCACATGGGGGAAGCCAGTTAGCTCTGTGGGAGACTGCAGAGGCCATGCGCCCTGGTGGTCAGGAGCACAGCCCAGTGCATCAAGAACCTAGAATTCTAGATACCACTTGTGGAGGAGGTTCAGGTAATTTTTTAGTGGCTgcacaggaaggaaaaacaacctGTTTTGAAAGTCAGCTTGTGACCTGTGATGTTCAGAATTCTGTCAGCCTCTCAGCATGTACCCAAGACTCCTCCCAATGCCTTGAGGCTTCCACTGGCTTAGAAGAAGGGAGGGCAAATCCCAAACAGGGTACCATCCTGCCTAGAGCCCTGAGGAGCCTTGAACTGGAAGCTCCCTTGCAGCAATGTGTGAAGCGGAAGGAGAATGTTGGCTGTGGACTGGCAGAAGCCTGCGGTGCTGGCAGTCATCCCAGGCTGACTCCATTGCCAGATCAAAGACCTAGCCCAGGTCCTGGGGGAGTTCAGGAGGAGGCCCAGGGCAGATGCCCACGGCAAACTTCCTATTGTGTTGTCTTCTTAGGGAACATTGAAAGCAGCAGGACTCTTAGTCCATCTAGGGGGCAGGAAGGCAGAACAactccttgccaacatctgtgtAATCCTCAACCTATTGCTTCTCTTGCCtgtttctccccaccctccactaTACCGTGTTATAGAGATGGTGACCTGGGAAAGGGGAATTCCAAGACTGCCCTGCACACTCTCCAGCCACCCTGCATAGTGCCTTCCAGAGCCTGTGGAATGGATGAGAGAGGAGAGGGCTGTTCCGGGGAACCTGAAGTGCTCTTGGCACCCGGCCTTGAGCCCAAGGGCATTCATAAGGATCTTGGGCCAACAGACAGCAGCACTCGGGAgccttctgcttctgctgctgtCCTATCTCTGGCTCAAGGGGGCAGCTCCCCTTCTGTGCCTCATGGGGGGGCAAGTTCACTGAGCCACTCAGTGGCTGATGGAGGCTCAAGGTCAGCAGAGGATCCTGAGAAAAAGGCTGCTGAGAAGAAAGCCAGTACAGAGCTTGAGGCTGCCTTTTCCTCTGCAGGCATGTGCTCTGAGCCACAGAGGATGTTTCGGGACAGCTCTGGAGGTAGCCAGAATGCACAAGAGACTCAAGCCAAGCCAGAACCACCCTTAACAACTGAGAGACCACACACCCTGGATTTAAGTGAAGGGTCTGTTGAGAGTGAGCTTCTGGGGGAAGCACAGCATGGATATTTAGGAAATGCAATCCAATGCCTTCCAGAAAAGCAACAATTTTCCTATAAGTCCAGAGATCACAGTGGCTTGGATCCCCAAGCCGGATTTGTAGCAAAGTTAAAACACATCTCCAGGCACCAAGCTGATGGTC is drawn from Ursus arctos isolate Adak ecotype North America unplaced genomic scaffold, UrsArc2.0 scaffold_36, whole genome shotgun sequence and contains these coding sequences:
- the STARD9 gene encoding stAR-related lipid transfer protein 9 isoform X10, whose protein sequence is MEMSLPPGWVFALCFGRKDQQQLLGEETWLAGLQQQRDHVAEKELEACVPPGAWLQADPETLLPPLVRSQKREVRLQLGRRNVLRAAQRDIRRRKSSFHLERILRKQRLLEAQKGLEQPKALCWLKDDHTQKPPYWVPSTDTMVPGPQHRSRRTGYSSLSLQRLCSRYLPQLHSVFLNRDPSTMLPPMPDPTDQISEKIPSEEYLPQAASYPPRTGHFSKNALYSSGKRHLCTPKVALARNGALASGSCLTVSSESASIQEMQRVGKQPCQMLSQSLASLDHSANKLKPRDEPGALTPSTYTKRGRGLADPDHTRAGWQKEGNLGTHKTAKGTCCTSSHPRGPKQASGCGKAAKTFWVESKPPPPSRASKRQQRVLVKDIAKKSSCLPHGSPLRGQHSVGDQDSTSSLTDFSPRVDHVRDKDGDLSDADSSYSVDSLSCVYAKALMEPKDPEGKEQDLPEPENSESDDGQISEDSLAEKGYESPPDSPRRSYLPNGHGHCRARVRASVRGFTTSSNSGRFTQTQRSFSLDSLIDAKEELREDQQEEAFFSSADEMPTETFWHLQTSNLPTVDQEATYRLGPINHGTGARLDAILPMSSSFYLGPPPQPPCEQPESEVEASSSEQANTLQGLQLSRGSPLLSMDSWFSCDSKINSSSPSGIVGSLCASPDIQESQPHGWERPGHWQNMEELKPSGAETLLPYNSKLPRGCAELPCCVSGVYTIPASDTPRLSLSGSCRLLQPRAAGIFQARGLPDTAQEASSEASNNSSVSGVLAASAASFTHVGSAHERDWAALQQKYLLELSHPVLQAVRESRPAFSSLEEDSASLTQASGKETDTLLPVGSGVSSSRDFSNFPIHLSKIRHLRAEKEQDSLSAELEGTSDFFTAREKEVSHSGTYSADVESLTSGTTNAPVFVAENKIANSRTEACEVKQNSLEESSQSSGKPRLMTSSDECFFQKSRCHGHVTIATKENHWPRGGAHLRKNSAGQEGQFSPSRYPPLQEEKVDYQESSSEVVGKHPSVSFAFPSGPKRYSHSAAWNPFPASLQPPPLETFYVTKSRDALTETALEIPACRESRVPSPPPREAWGFGHDHQVLQNIYLKNKLPVLLQNQNSKIASSQQGVTAGRPFDLNTKEVSRERGKYPGNIEEESHNSVYFFVAQNRHFLSSTSTKVCEFENQVGILNKHSLSALQEGEKATVQSYCNVCSSHSRSRRPLLICESEADEEEEQDHSVVLRQTQAFDMNRQFPSGAKSDFIYETINLALDKDILGETAISLQSRSVHRRVSGPKMMAPDESPAHKGERKNESGFLGNALYSKGSSKEFNLPQTETTYERFQSVTCSQEKNLSECKGSGRSQEMLSPKEEPSGKKQNRRVNGADEMARLIRSVMQLESGILEIESKQNMQPNASHTLGVSKEFVFQDRRDQEMADYVLKPGSFGNHLSLKDQPSSQKQTDDVTFRDSEAGEIEVNSSIGKGPQVQKITLYPFKSKECVQDIKFAKEHTCPAAILDRPSWHMCDDVGTCAARREFADMCADPRTKGLAGALPLQPSPKMSSEKEGEVGNASANPRGQPCGLGSLEELKTVKSFWESQVANCVSSSKQEEPKVQGRVEEMAVQRGGSLQEQNTVVSSTQKLFSPSQHCMGTSYSQETGPLLSQTDSSVVPHGDLSSTLSLKSPRLPRDYLHAHDTVGISSVDYALAPTMLKMPNSPLVTGAGSQNQSGEPQGHSPQGNVRGGSSLAHSAWCGSVISTAMGSHGQSHVSESIPLEAEGHRSADIQDQGGDLRSISMGLSPREGFASEAEADIQRGTERTRSLNRVSSPLEKKARCLLEEGNSQGQQVKQKAEKEAEDLSSPSGTFSAPVSLPGVSHPEHRAHTSTGLAVLEIRQAKAQGKQLHDLGAGGKILPYYETLLGPECSSGAPSRSQCPQRDQLVSDRASNEAEEQGFHVASLSAEPGHLLTNERKVPQATPLPADSFQHPPKTETKTGPQLPSQNSSPAAPTPGKSHCAGELRHFLGADEQFVCHTCSEIIEKKKKATTTPSSSDLMGSGSFPSTAVEDRREISEKVVAPLSSWAPNDDPGMIPHGGSQLALWETAEAMRPGGQEHSPVHQEPRILDTTCGGGSGNFLVAAQEGKTTCFESQLVTCDVQNSVSLSACTQDSSQCLEASTGLEEGRANPKQGTILPRALRSLELEAPLQQCVKRKENVGCGLAEACGAGSHPRLTPLPDQRPSPGPGGVQEEAQGRCPRQTSYCVVFLGNIESSRTLSPSRGQEGRTTPCQHLCNPQPIASLACFSPPSTIPCYRDGDLGKGNSKTALHTLQPPCIVPSRACGMDERGEGCSGEPEVLLAPGLEPKGIHKDLGPTDSSTREPSASAAVLSLAQGGSSPSVPHGGASSLSHSVADGGSRSAEDPEKKAAEKKASTELEAAFSSAGMCSEPQRMFRDSSGGSQNAQETQAKPEPPLTTERPHTLDLSEGSVESELLGEAQHGYLGNAIQCLPEKQQFSYKSRDHSGLDPQAGFVAKLKHISRHQADGPWEEEEQQRDQESGGGKEPAQGRTSQCSHEGGLDGCQIRDAGREEACAAKPRVSKMFSSGFKDSATMPLGQSEAPWPTPLSPGLPASGREQPAPPSRCSLPVIAVVSGPRHSRSSPRPQFSEVSSSQSLQELNMSVEPPSPTDEDTQEPNRLWFPHPTDYFSGNSAVRTSLEGEGCGQKASSNLDNSTADYWLPKPATPPYPRSSTLSCMPTPDFMTGWTSSTLEEEAWQESPERPGGQARPEKWHSKADKGTLHFNSSDINPYILSSRPEGPVQIGWKQYVFGSAVDVSCGQIPQGLIPSNMAHCSSMDSGLECQNSPLYSHLSTYANARDLSSPHSIGNAQGSRKLWEVWGSSFALENLHILNSPEGATPSKGPDKRAQFPGTPDEAGWLRSEALLAEGSAAGPVDDIMLPYPSEAGGPVGQFRMGTLEQGTQTLGCSLCWSSTDISSAQPETGAVPVSGLVTWTSMHNLSLHLSQLLHSTSELLGSLSQPSVAEKEQNIKRETPDEVTQAFMIDGCTQTTMDKGIQTDLALPPLHLQAPEANPQEVNVVLEVLGSDIPTMSQGQGYVTGTLQKKEAEETAWKMAGPSELREESLHCRPESLLAPPSHLRFQKAHFGQNLPSVSPQASPDASLPPNSQPEEPSCLVVGSPSLTSSQSPEPCPSAAVSLRDPKVEKDLGTMGMLLVDRASSPILTLSASTQGLGLPADSLSATTPSACPLEGHQELVSSPDLLPDTSRPPVDNHSQTTDESGGSQRVGAPCGEGSSPLEKSDGRSFLEVSSPGRLPQNPKLQVCFLEQAPQQLQPKTTTLLQSRLPTPSLRSRSQRLADSFVSEDLASLECGPVSSRGAGQWQSKTENGGESSASPVEPQPTLDFSSSRGGLQPLSPCPISELTDTSGLQGSTLGPTKACQSEVLLCSSSQVCMAPEPQHHGLRDFPVHNKFTHWSGVQDGSPGGLSVKETRCDPSSGEQGQKPLQPPDDQSQDPQWSQRESIPLQVGAQNLPLSMELTEAKLHHGFGEAAALLQVLQTGTGEALAAEEPVRSTWEELYARQKQTIETLRRERAERLQNFHWTRSLGPQKQLSLLPNRDLPTRDLDLPSRRREYLQQLRKDVVETTRSPGSASRSAHPASDIALMLQEYQRAREEAKVEIARARARLWEQTEQEKLRIRQQIISQLLREEEKLHTLATSNSLCTSSNGSLSSGVTSGYNSSTALPDQLQSPDSVGDTNLPDSSDSWIGDVRGSSTVRNSHLSLAGSTWKSLAYSRRTSLGSCCCSPSSLSSLGTCFSSSYQDLAKHIVDLSVADVMAACSDNLHNLFSCQAAAGWNYQGEEQEVQLYYKVFSSTRHGFLGAGVVSQPLSHVWAAVSDPTLWPLYHKPIQTARLHQRVTNSINLVYLVCDTALCALKQPRDFCCVCVEAKEGQLSIVAAQSVYDTSMPRPSREMVRGEILPSAWVLQPITMEGKEITRVIYLAQVELGAPGFPPQLLSSFIKQQPLVIARLASFLGS